In Manis pentadactyla isolate mManPen7 chromosome 11, mManPen7.hap1, whole genome shotgun sequence, one DNA window encodes the following:
- the TMEM253 gene encoding transmembrane protein 253, which produces MKERTGQQEQETPSLRLEKLQHWAMHRHSGHLLVLAMSQLWLAVAVVPFAVSVACLNSACHMATALPLGPGALGLLTGIVTLELRRAPRLWKVQAMMIFNTFNLILGFIVVVAEVMKTVLAPAPSAPSQLAGLLVVELSTEAFTLGGVLVSVCSLFLLSERKPGCCRSQNPRHYQELQERLSELEEVPDLEKGPTVASTANETNE; this is translated from the exons ATGAAGGAGAGAACTGGTCAGCAAGAGCAAGAGACACCCAGCCTTCGTCTGGAAAAGCTACAGCACTGGGCAATGCACAGGCACAGTGGGCACCTCTTGGTGCTGGCG ATGAGCCAGCTATGGCTGGCAGTGGCTgtggtgccctttgctgtctCAGTTGCCTGCCTGAACTCTGCCTGTCACATGGCCACAGCACTGCCACTTGGGCCTGGAGCATTG GGTCTCCTCACTGGGATTGTTACTCTTGAGCTGCGCAGAGCACCCCGCCTCTGGAAG GTGCAGGCCATGATGATTTTCAACACCTTCAATTTGATCTTGGGCTTCATCGTGGTGGTGGCTGAAGTGATGAAGACAGTCTTGGCACCTGCCCCTAGTGCCCCATCCCAG CTGGCCGGCTTGCTGGTGGTGGAGCTCAGCACTGAGGCCTTCACCCTAGGGGGAGTGCTGGTCTCAGTATGTTCCCTTTTCCTGCTGAGCGAGAGGAAGCCAGGATGCTGCAGGAGCCAGAATCCACGGCACTACCAGGAGCTGCAGGAG CGTCTCTCTGAGTTGGAGGAAGTTCCTGATTTGGAGAAAGGTCCCACGGTGGCTAGCACAGCGAACGAAACCAATGAGTGA